The following coding sequences lie in one Flavobacterium sediminis genomic window:
- the lgt gene encoding prolipoprotein diacylglyceryl transferase → MLALNMVWNPSEGIDIGFFTLRFYSLMFVVAFGLGWYVMKAIYQREGESLDKLDNLFVYTVLATLIGARLGHVFFYDWDYFKDHKLEILLPIRETAQGWEFTGFAGLASHGAAIAIILVMIYYSKKVVKKPVLWILDRIVIPVSLGGIFVRLGNFFNSEIVGTPTTSSFGIKFIRDYYSPRSAVEKTGITNVNQAYDAIANNPQYAELLNAVTPKHPAQLYEAFGYIFVFAILFYLYWKTDARNKLGYIFGIFLILLWTVRFLVEFVKESQGGFESALGVFSTGQWLSIPFIIVGFYLVYRAKKTA, encoded by the coding sequence ATGCTTGCCTTAAACATGGTTTGGAATCCTTCTGAAGGAATAGACATCGGTTTTTTCACCCTGCGTTTTTATAGTTTAATGTTTGTTGTCGCCTTTGGATTAGGCTGGTACGTCATGAAAGCTATTTACCAAAGAGAAGGTGAATCTTTAGACAAACTGGATAATTTATTTGTATATACTGTTTTAGCCACTCTTATCGGTGCCAGATTAGGACATGTTTTTTTCTATGATTGGGATTATTTTAAAGACCATAAATTAGAGATCTTACTACCGATCAGAGAAACAGCTCAAGGTTGGGAATTTACAGGTTTTGCAGGCTTAGCAAGTCACGGTGCTGCTATTGCAATCATATTAGTAATGATTTATTACAGTAAGAAAGTAGTTAAAAAGCCGGTTCTTTGGATTTTAGATCGTATTGTAATCCCTGTTTCCTTAGGTGGGATCTTTGTTCGTCTGGGAAATTTCTTTAATTCAGAGATCGTCGGTACTCCTACTACTTCTTCTTTCGGAATTAAATTCATCAGAGACTATTACAGTCCTAGATCAGCAGTGGAAAAGACAGGAATTACCAATGTTAATCAAGCTTATGATGCCATTGCAAACAATCCTCAATATGCCGAATTATTAAATGCTGTAACGCCTAAACATCCGGCTCAACTATACGAAGCATTCGGATACATTTTTGTATTTGCCATTCTGTTCTATTTATATTGGAAAACAGATGCCAGAAACAAATTAGGTTATATTTTCGGTATCTTTTTGATCTTACTTTGGACCGTTCGCTTTTTAGTAGAATTCGTGAAAGAAAGCCAAGGAGGTTTCGAAAGTGCCTTAGGTGTTTTTTCAACCGGACAATGGCTAAGCATTCCTTTCATCATAGTAGGTTTCTACTTAGTATACAGAGCTAAAAAAACAGCTTAA
- a CDS encoding gliding motility lipoprotein GldH family protein, with protein MRKISVLVLLLLIACNQNIVVDELDKSLTNNRWQQADDKVFEFAIEQEGEYQLELHLAHIYDFQFEQVPVEVYLLKEEQILLGEELVVSFKDDDGKELGECVGDICDLYIPVSSKIKLSEGEYRVVVQNGFKGTYLPNMLGVGIRLKKTP; from the coding sequence ATGAGGAAAATTTCTGTTTTAGTATTGTTGTTGCTAATAGCCTGTAATCAAAATATAGTTGTGGATGAATTGGATAAGAGTTTGACTAATAATCGTTGGCAGCAAGCAGATGATAAAGTATTTGAATTTGCGATAGAACAAGAAGGCGAATATCAGTTGGAACTGCATCTGGCGCATATTTATGATTTTCAATTTGAACAGGTGCCTGTTGAAGTGTATTTATTGAAAGAGGAACAGATTCTTTTAGGAGAAGAATTAGTGGTTAGTTTTAAAGATGATGATGGAAAAGAGTTAGGCGAGTGTGTAGGAGATATTTGTGATTTATATATCCCTGTGAGTTCGAAAATAAAGTTGTCTGAGGGAGAGTATAGAGTAGTGGTTCAAAACGGATTTAAAGGAACTTATTTACCTAATATGTTAGGAGTAGGTATACGGCTTAAAAAGACCCCGTAA
- the secDF gene encoding protein translocase subunit SecDF, with product MQNKGLIKFFAVLFALVCLYQLSFTFVANGIEKDAKAHANGDFQKEVAYLDSVAKEKVFLGYTFDEVRNNQINKGLDLEGGINVILQISVKDILNGLANGSKDPAFNKALADAKKNQEGNQDYIDAFFKEANAANIKLADAEIFGNRNLDDVIKFDMTNAQIEPIIKQKVQESVESAFKVLRERIDKFGVTQPNIQLLGNSGRILVELPGAKDVDRIKRLLQSTAQLEFWETYKVEEVGNFLMAANELLKKTEVKEETSEIKEAAKGLDSLLTDNVDSTKVQVNPLFDSMLMPGQQGTPYVGVFNVKDTAKISSYLNRSDVRSLLPSELSNVRFAWGKINEKSPETVELYALKGNRENKAPISGGVIVDARDTFDQLGKPAVSMQMNGVGAREWEKLTGKVSQQGNAIAIVLDNIVYSAPGVSRGAISGGQSEISGSFTINETKDLANILRAGKLPAAAEIVQSDVVGPSLGEEAVNSGMISFIIGFSLVLLWMIVYYGKAGFYANLALLVNILFIFGALASFGAVLTLPGIAGIVLTIGMAVDANVIIYERAKEELDSGKTVEEAINYSFTWKGAMSSIVDANITTALTAIILLVFGTGPIKGFATTLLIGIITSVFTAIFITRILLDWSLSRNENITFATSVTKNWFKNLNFDFLSKRKIAYMISGVLIVLSLISLFTKGLNQGVDFVGGRTYQVRFDKEVSAPEVAADLTKIFGSAEAKVFGNKNQLKITTKYKVNEEGEGVDKDVNEKLYSGLQKYLPADLTYDNFVNSYEGKEFGIMQASKVSGTISKDIKTNSIWAVLGSLLVVFVYLMISFRKWQFGLGAIVAVAHDVIIVLGIFSFFYTILPFNMEIDQAFIAAILTVIGYSLNDTVIVFDRVREYLDYNSSPDFKGLVNKALNSTLSRTVNTSATTLVVLIAIFVFGGETIQGFVFAILVGILVGTYSSLFVATPVMNDTMSAKEAERMALNKKEE from the coding sequence ATGCAGAATAAAGGACTAATTAAATTTTTCGCAGTATTATTTGCCTTGGTTTGTCTTTATCAATTGTCATTCACTTTTGTGGCAAACGGAATTGAAAAAGATGCGAAAGCACATGCAAATGGAGATTTCCAGAAAGAGGTAGCTTACTTAGACTCAGTAGCTAAAGAAAAAGTATTCTTAGGGTATACTTTTGACGAAGTAAGAAATAACCAAATTAATAAAGGTCTTGACTTAGAAGGAGGTATCAACGTGATCCTTCAAATCTCAGTTAAAGATATTTTAAATGGTTTGGCAAATGGTTCAAAAGACCCTGCTTTCAATAAAGCTTTAGCAGATGCAAAAAAGAACCAGGAAGGAAATCAGGATTATATAGATGCTTTCTTTAAAGAAGCAAATGCTGCAAATATCAAATTGGCAGATGCGGAAATTTTTGGAAACAGAAATTTAGATGACGTAATCAAGTTTGATATGACTAATGCTCAGATTGAGCCAATTATTAAACAAAAAGTTCAGGAATCTGTAGAATCAGCTTTCAAAGTATTAAGAGAGCGTATCGATAAATTCGGTGTAACTCAGCCTAATATTCAGTTATTAGGAAATTCAGGAAGAATTTTGGTTGAATTACCGGGAGCTAAAGATGTAGATCGTATTAAAAGACTTTTACAAAGTACGGCACAATTAGAGTTCTGGGAAACTTATAAAGTAGAAGAAGTAGGGAACTTCTTAATGGCAGCTAATGAACTTCTTAAGAAAACAGAAGTTAAAGAAGAAACTTCTGAAATTAAAGAAGCAGCTAAAGGACTTGATTCTTTGCTTACAGATAATGTAGATTCAACAAAAGTACAAGTGAATCCTTTGTTTGACAGTATGTTAATGCCGGGGCAACAAGGAACTCCGTATGTAGGAGTGTTCAATGTTAAAGATACGGCTAAAATTAGTTCTTATTTAAACCGAAGCGATGTTCGTTCATTATTGCCTTCAGAATTATCGAATGTAAGATTTGCTTGGGGTAAAATCAATGAAAAATCACCGGAAACGGTTGAATTATACGCTTTAAAAGGAAACAGAGAAAATAAAGCACCAATTAGTGGTGGTGTAATTGTAGATGCCAGAGATACTTTTGATCAATTAGGAAAGCCTGCTGTGTCAATGCAAATGAATGGTGTTGGAGCACGTGAGTGGGAAAAGTTAACCGGTAAAGTATCACAACAAGGAAATGCAATTGCTATTGTTTTAGATAATATTGTTTATTCGGCACCCGGTGTAAGCAGAGGTGCAATCAGCGGAGGTCAGTCTGAAATTTCAGGAAGTTTTACTATCAATGAAACAAAGGATTTAGCTAACATTTTAAGAGCAGGTAAATTACCGGCTGCTGCTGAAATCGTACAGTCAGATGTTGTTGGACCGTCATTAGGAGAAGAAGCTGTGAATAGCGGTATGATTTCATTCATTATCGGTTTCTCTTTAGTGCTATTATGGATGATCGTGTACTATGGTAAAGCTGGTTTCTATGCTAATTTAGCTTTATTAGTGAATATCTTATTCATTTTTGGTGCTTTAGCAAGTTTTGGTGCTGTATTGACATTGCCGGGTATTGCAGGTATCGTATTAACAATCGGTATGGCAGTAGATGCTAACGTAATTATCTACGAAAGGGCTAAAGAAGAGTTGGATTCCGGTAAAACGGTTGAAGAAGCCATCAATTATTCATTTACATGGAAAGGAGCAATGTCTTCAATTGTTGATGCTAATATTACAACAGCATTGACCGCTATTATCTTATTAGTTTTCGGTACAGGTCCGATCAAAGGTTTTGCTACCACTTTATTGATAGGTATTATTACTTCTGTATTTACAGCAATTTTTATTACAAGAATATTATTGGATTGGAGTTTGTCAAGAAACGAAAATATCACTTTTGCAACTTCAGTTACTAAAAACTGGTTTAAAAACTTAAACTTTGACTTCTTATCAAAACGTAAGATCGCTTATATGATTTCAGGTGTTTTGATCGTTTTGAGTTTGATCTCATTGTTCACAAAAGGTTTAAATCAAGGTGTTGACTTTGTAGGAGGTAGAACTTATCAGGTTCGTTTTGATAAAGAAGTTTCTGCACCTGAAGTAGCAGCTGACTTAACTAAGATTTTCGGAAGTGCTGAAGCGAAAGTGTTCGGTAATAAAAATCAGTTAAAGATTACTACAAAATATAAAGTAAATGAAGAAGGTGAAGGAGTAGATAAAGATGTAAATGAAAAATTATACAGTGGACTTCAAAAATATTTACCGGCTGATTTAACGTATGATAATTTTGTTAATTCTTATGAAGGTAAAGAATTTGGAATCATGCAGGCTTCTAAGGTTTCCGGTACTATATCTAAAGATATTAAGACAAACTCTATCTGGGCAGTATTAGGATCGCTATTAGTTGTATTTGTTTATTTGATGATCTCGTTCAGAAAATGGCAGTTTGGTTTAGGAGCAATTGTAGCGGTAGCGCATGATGTTATCATTGTATTAGGTATATTCTCGTTCTTCTATACTATCTTACCGTTTAATATGGAAATTGATCAAGCGTTCATCGCTGCTATCTTAACGGTTATCGGGTATTCATTGAACGATACGGTAATTGTATTTGACCGTGTAAGAGAGTATTTAGATTACAATTCGTCACCTGACTTTAAAGGATTGGTAAACAAAGCCTTGAACTCTACATTGAGTAGAACGGTGAATACATCTGCTACAACATTAGTTGTATTGATTGCAATCTTTGTTTTCGGAGGAGAAACAATTCAAGGTTTCGTATTTGCGATCTTAGTAGGTATTTTGGTAGGTACCTATTCGTCTTTATTTGTGGCAACACCGGTAATGAACGATACGATGAGTGCTAAAGAAGCGGAAAGAATGGCTTTGAATAAAAAAGAAGAATAA
- the mdh gene encoding malate dehydrogenase: MKVTVVGAGHLGATCANVLAYRKIASEIVLLDIEEGLAEGKALDIMQSAPTTGFTSVVCGCTNDYERTADSDVVVITSGIPRKPGMTREELIGINAGIVKLVATNVLKFSPNAIFVVVSNPMDTMTYLTLKATGLPKNKVIGMGGALDSSRFRYYLSQAMNEPMNDIQAMVIGGHGDTTMIPLTRLATYNGLPVTTFLSDEELQEVAAKTMVGGATLTKLLGTSAWYGPGSAVAFLVDSILNNQKRMIPCSVYLDGEYGVEDVCIGVPCIIGKNGVEQIVDVRLDEEEKNKFAKSVEAVRNMNKDLRSVL, from the coding sequence ATGAAAGTAACAGTAGTAGGTGCAGGACATTTAGGTGCTACTTGTGCTAATGTTTTGGCATACAGAAAAATTGCAAGCGAAATCGTATTGCTGGATATTGAAGAAGGTTTAGCAGAAGGTAAAGCGTTAGATATCATGCAAAGTGCTCCGACTACGGGGTTTACCTCTGTGGTTTGTGGTTGTACCAATGATTATGAAAGAACAGCTGATAGTGACGTTGTAGTGATCACATCCGGTATACCGAGAAAACCGGGAATGACCCGAGAAGAGTTGATCGGGATCAATGCGGGAATCGTAAAATTGGTAGCAACAAATGTTCTTAAATTTTCACCGAATGCAATATTCGTTGTGGTTTCCAACCCTATGGATACTATGACCTATCTGACATTAAAAGCAACCGGATTGCCTAAGAATAAAGTAATAGGTATGGGAGGGGCTTTAGATAGTTCTCGTTTTAGGTATTATTTGTCTCAGGCTATGAATGAACCTATGAATGATATTCAGGCAATGGTTATTGGAGGGCATGGAGATACGACAATGATTCCTTTAACTCGTTTAGCAACTTATAATGGTTTACCTGTTACAACTTTTCTATCTGATGAAGAACTACAGGAGGTAGCTGCTAAAACAATGGTTGGCGGAGCTACTTTGACTAAATTATTAGGTACGTCGGCTTGGTATGGACCGGGTTCGGCAGTAGCATTTTTAGTGGATAGTATTTTGAACAATCAAAAACGGATGATTCCTTGTTCAGTATATTTAGATGGAGAATATGGTGTTGAAGATGTCTGTATTGGAGTGCCTTGTATCATCGGAAAAAACGGAGTGGAGCAAATCGTTGATGTAAGGTTAGATGAGGAAGAAAAAAATAAGTTTGCAAAAAGTGTGGAAGCAGTACGGAATATGAATAAAGACCTTCGTTCAGTCTTGTAA
- a CDS encoding DUF6588 family protein, producing MGDLDGEQIRFKTPQGINQETVVYPYLQVGVVLPYGFEVMGKYSTRTKLKKGDYQVFGFGLKHNFSQYFPSLETKKINLAAMMMYSNEDISFDFLDVNTSYGNMGINRFTGIVNTYHLQLAASKEIKDFELMLSFIANVSDFSYKVNGTTEEPTIFANAINDLLPELEETKFNYVGEFSVNYFFNKFYAKGTFSFGKFANANLGLNYIIN from the coding sequence GTGGGAGATTTAGACGGTGAACAGATCCGTTTTAAAACGCCGCAAGGTATTAATCAGGAGACAGTCGTTTATCCTTACTTACAGGTGGGGGTAGTATTGCCTTATGGCTTTGAAGTAATGGGGAAATATTCGACACGAACTAAGTTGAAAAAAGGCGATTATCAGGTCTTCGGATTTGGATTAAAGCACAACTTCAGTCAATATTTTCCATCACTTGAAACTAAAAAAATTAACCTAGCTGCCATGATGATGTATTCTAATGAAGATATTAGTTTCGATTTCTTAGATGTGAATACGAGTTATGGTAATATGGGGATCAATCGGTTCACCGGAATTGTAAATACTTATCATCTGCAACTTGCCGCTTCAAAAGAAATTAAAGATTTTGAATTAATGTTAAGTTTTATTGCAAATGTAAGTGATTTTAGTTACAAGGTAAATGGAACAACCGAAGAACCTACAATTTTTGCAAATGCAATTAATGATCTGTTGCCGGAATTAGAAGAAACTAAATTCAACTATGTGGGGGAATTCTCTGTGAATTATTTCTTTAATAAGTTCTATGCTAAAGGAACATTTTCTTTCGGCAAATTTGCGAATGCAAATTTAGGTTTAAACTATATAATCAACTGA
- a CDS encoding DUF6588 family protein encodes MRKTNCSIAVLFMLCFSMAKAQTTLEQEIGYLLSDALFYSEKYIIPATDGAVYQASSAWMSTAKKREKWTVEAGIYGNVFFVPNRDRSFTVSNSDFQFFQIEGAESATVPTALGIIIRCIWWEI; translated from the coding sequence ATGCGTAAGACGAATTGTAGTATAGCGGTTTTGTTTATGCTTTGTTTTTCAATGGCAAAAGCGCAAACAACATTAGAACAAGAAATAGGGTATCTGTTATCAGATGCCCTTTTCTATTCCGAAAAGTATATAATACCGGCAACTGACGGCGCGGTTTATCAGGCTTCATCAGCATGGATGAGTACTGCTAAAAAACGTGAAAAATGGACTGTTGAAGCCGGGATTTATGGAAATGTGTTTTTTGTTCCCAATAGAGATAGGTCATTTACAGTTTCGAACAGTGATTTTCAGTTTTTTCAGATTGAAGGAGCGGAAAGTGCAACTGTACCTACCGCATTAGGGATAATCATCAGGTGTATTTGGTGGGAGATTTAG